The following coding sequences are from one Epilithonimonas vandammei window:
- a CDS encoding bleomycin resistance protein has protein sequence MISQIIPKLPFTNKKKTKDYYCDLGFEFVADYDHYLIATYNDSELHFFEFKELMPEKSDFMLYLKISSNIDKYYDLVKSKDIKIHPNGKLETKPWNMKEFSLIDPDGTLLTFGEKI, from the coding sequence ATGATTTCACAGATAATTCCAAAGCTACCTTTTACGAATAAGAAAAAGACCAAAGATTATTATTGCGATTTGGGATTCGAGTTCGTTGCAGATTATGACCACTACCTGATTGCAACATATAATGATTCGGAATTGCATTTCTTTGAATTTAAGGAACTAATGCCGGAAAAATCCGATTTTATGCTTTATCTGAAAATATCAAGTAATATTGATAAGTATTATGATCTTGTGAAATCAAAAGACATAAAAATTCATCCAAACGGAAAGCTGGAAACCAAACCTTGGAATATGAAAGAATTTTCCCTGATTGATCCGGACGGAACACTGCTTACGTTTGGTGAGAAAATTTAA
- a CDS encoding M28 family metallopeptidase produces MNNIKLYSFLLGIAVLNSCAPTKNFSYDGKGFKDVYNSITSAELKENLYVIADDKMEGRDTGSAGQKKAGEYMIEQYKKNGIGFPPALGSYYQKVPSESMKKYGETLPDSENILAFIEGSEKPNEIIVVSAHYDHVGMKKGEVYNGADDDGSGTVAVMEIAEAFQEAKRKGYGPKRSILFLHVTGEEHGLFGSEYYSDHPVFPLANTVADLNIDMIGRDDPENRGKQYVYVIGSEMLSTQLKKINEAANDKTVKLELNYKYDDPKDPQRLYYRSDHYNFAKHNIPVAFFFDGIHEDYHKPTDTPDKIDYELLTKRTKLVFTTAWELANRPERIIVDGKNTR; encoded by the coding sequence ATGAACAATATAAAACTATACAGCTTTTTGCTGGGCATTGCAGTACTGAACAGCTGTGCCCCGACTAAAAATTTCTCCTATGACGGAAAAGGATTCAAAGATGTATACAACAGCATCACATCCGCAGAATTGAAAGAAAACCTTTATGTGATTGCGGATGACAAAATGGAGGGAAGAGACACCGGAAGCGCTGGACAAAAAAAAGCAGGTGAATACATGATAGAGCAGTACAAGAAAAACGGCATCGGTTTTCCACCAGCTTTGGGCTCATACTATCAAAAAGTTCCTTCTGAATCCATGAAAAAATACGGTGAAACCCTTCCGGATTCCGAAAATATTTTAGCGTTTATAGAAGGTTCTGAAAAACCAAATGAAATTATTGTAGTTTCTGCTCATTATGACCACGTTGGGATGAAAAAAGGTGAAGTGTATAACGGAGCAGATGATGACGGAAGCGGAACTGTAGCAGTAATGGAAATTGCTGAAGCTTTTCAGGAAGCCAAAAGAAAAGGCTATGGTCCAAAACGCTCGATTCTTTTTCTGCACGTAACAGGTGAAGAACACGGATTATTTGGCTCAGAGTATTATTCCGATCATCCTGTTTTCCCTCTTGCCAATACTGTTGCTGATCTTAACATTGATATGATTGGACGCGATGACCCGGAAAACAGAGGCAAGCAATATGTTTATGTTATTGGTTCCGAAATGCTAAGCACACAATTAAAAAAAATCAATGAAGCTGCCAATGACAAAACTGTAAAACTGGAGCTTAACTACAAATATGATGATCCAAAAGATCCTCAGAGATTGTATTACAGATCAGACCATTATAATTTTGCAAAACACAATATACCTGTAGCTTTTTTCTTTGATGGCATCCACGAGGATTATCATAAACCGACTGACACGCCGGATAAAATTGATTATGAGTTACTGACAAAACGTACAAAACTTGTTTTTACTACGGCTTGGGAACTTGCCAACAGACCTGAAAGAATTATTGTTGATGGGAAAAACACAAGATAA
- a CDS encoding glycoside hydrolase family 16 protein — MKNLIVVFAGVSLLISCNGLKSKRVMVWQDEFDTSQIDKSKWTFETGGDGFGNNELQFYTRDRKENARVEDGHLIIEARKE; from the coding sequence ATGAAAAATTTAATTGTAGTATTCGCAGGTGTTTCTTTGTTAATATCCTGCAATGGATTAAAAAGTAAAAGAGTAATGGTATGGCAGGATGAATTCGATACTTCTCAGATTGATAAATCTAAATGGACTTTTGAAACGGGTGGCGATGGATTCGGAAATAATGAACTGCAGTTTTACACCAGAGACCGAAAGGAAAATGCAAGGGTAGAAGATGGCCATCTTATTATAGAAGCCAGAAAAGAATAA
- a CDS encoding NUDIX hydrolase: MTENKKIKTNLKELIDTKDFVDHVSVDCVIFGFHKDSLKVLLLKYHDLDLWSVPGGFIFNDENLNDAAARTLYERTHLSDVFLEQFYTFGDIKRTENNVHQKLLENKNIEVDKSHWIYQRFISVGYCALIDYTLTYTFPDAFNEVCQWFDIDKLPNMAFDHQEMIEKGLLYLRKNIDYQVMGSNLLPDKFTMKELQHLYEAILGEPLRRNNFQRKMLSLNILERLEKHYTGSANKAPYLYKFLENPEIKNNDFS; this comes from the coding sequence ATGACCGAAAATAAAAAAATTAAGACCAATCTTAAAGAGCTAATTGACACAAAAGATTTTGTAGATCATGTTTCTGTAGACTGCGTTATTTTTGGTTTTCATAAAGACTCACTCAAAGTACTATTGCTGAAGTATCACGACCTAGATCTTTGGTCTGTTCCTGGTGGTTTTATATTCAATGATGAGAATCTTAATGATGCAGCAGCCAGAACACTGTACGAAAGAACCCATCTTTCCGATGTTTTTCTGGAACAATTTTACACATTTGGTGATATCAAAAGAACTGAGAATAATGTCCATCAGAAATTGCTGGAAAATAAAAACATTGAAGTAGATAAAAGCCACTGGATCTATCAGCGTTTCATATCTGTAGGTTATTGCGCCTTGATAGATTATACACTTACCTATACTTTCCCAGATGCATTTAATGAAGTGTGCCAATGGTTTGACATTGACAAATTACCGAATATGGCTTTTGACCATCAGGAAATGATAGAGAAAGGTTTGCTATATCTCAGAAAAAATATTGATTATCAGGTGATGGGAAGCAATCTTCTACCGGATAAGTTTACTATGAAGGAATTGCAGCATCTGTATGAAGCCATACTTGGTGAACCTTTGAGAAGAAATAATTTTCAGAGAAAAATGCTGAGTCTCAATATTTTGGAAAGGTTGGAAAAACATTATACAGGCTCTGCTAACAAAGCGCCCTATCTCTATAAGTTTTTAGAAAATCCGGAAATCAAAAACAATGATTTTTCATAA
- a CDS encoding glycoside hydrolase family 30 beta sandwich domain-containing protein, which translates to MKNVIIGSMRNWSKVALEWNLANDASFNPHTTGGCTECKGAITITSGEAFTKNVAYYIIGQASKFIPQNSQRIASSQPGTLSTVAFTRPDGKIALIVLNEGDNTENFNIKYNSKTAATSLPGKSVATFVF; encoded by the coding sequence ATGAAAAATGTGATCATCGGCTCCATGAGAAACTGGAGTAAAGTTGCCCTGGAATGGAATCTTGCCAATGATGCATCCTTCAATCCTCATACAACCGGCGGATGTACAGAGTGTAAAGGTGCTATTACCATTACCTCCGGAGAAGCTTTTACTAAAAATGTGGCTTATTATATTATTGGACAGGCGTCTAAATTTATTCCTCAAAACTCACAAAGAATTGCGTCTTCCCAACCTGGAACTTTGAGTACTGTGGCTTTTACAAGACCTGATGGTAAAATTGCTCTTATAGTTCTGAATGAAGGTGATAATACTGAAAATTTTAACATCAAATATAACAGTAAAACTGCAGCAACTTCACTACCTGGAAAATCGGTGGCAACATTTGTGTTCTAA
- a CDS encoding YciI family protein: MKAVVFYEHNAEKSMEEFMAVFPKHEAFEAEFLKSGKVLGTGAFANPGEGAMAIFVDKKAAEDFVNGDPFVQEGLIAKVTIKEWNDELA, translated from the coding sequence ATGAAAGCAGTCGTTTTTTACGAACACAACGCCGAAAAATCAATGGAAGAATTTATGGCCGTTTTTCCAAAACATGAAGCCTTTGAAGCAGAATTTTTAAAATCCGGGAAAGTTTTAGGAACCGGCGCGTTTGCTAATCCTGGGGAAGGTGCAATGGCGATTTTTGTCGATAAAAAGGCTGCCGAGGATTTCGTCAATGGTGATCCCTTTGTACAGGAAGGACTGATTGCAAAAGTAACCATCAAAGAATGGAACGATGAATTAGCCTAA
- a CDS encoding glycoside hydrolase family 16 protein: protein MEVRAKLPKGKGTWPAIWMLSKNIKKWPDDGEIDIMEHVGYNEGFIHASVHTKKYNHIIGTQKTDTLLVKDATEKFHVYRADWTPEKIEMFIDNKKYFTYINTEKTYDAWLFDQAFYLILNQAVGGNWGGKEGVDSTIYPQKFLIDYVRVYKIND from the coding sequence GTGGAGGTGCGAGCAAAATTGCCTAAAGGTAAAGGAACTTGGCCGGCGATATGGATGCTTAGTAAAAATATCAAAAAATGGCCGGATGATGGTGAGATCGACATCATGGAGCACGTGGGATACAACGAAGGATTTATCCATGCGTCCGTACATACAAAAAAGTATAACCATATTATCGGAACACAGAAAACCGACACACTTCTCGTGAAGGACGCTACTGAAAAATTCCATGTCTACAGGGCAGACTGGACGCCTGAAAAAATTGAAATGTTCATCGACAATAAAAAATATTTCACCTATATCAATACGGAAAAAACATACGATGCCTGGCTGTTTGATCAGGCTTTTTACCTGATTCTGAATCAGGCTGTCGGTGGGAATTGGGGCGGAAAAGAAGGTGTGGACAGCACAATCTATCCTCAGAAGTTTCTGATAGATTATGTACGTGTTTATAAGATAAACGACTAA